The Miscanthus floridulus cultivar M001 chromosome 6, ASM1932011v1, whole genome shotgun sequence genomic interval acctaataaatcactaagcactatgcatgtggagatcactaaaatggtgtatcaacacccttggtatgtttcctcagctccactcacctcatttggccggttggggattgtatttataagccccactaagaaagtagccgttagggatgaaatcccacttttctgctactgaccggacgctgatcacgtcctgactggacgcgtccggtcgtcctgaccgttagagctacgatcgattgatcggacgctgccggagtccggtcacatgccaccggacacgtccggtcgtattTTCGCCGCTTTAgaatctctctgtactcgatcggacactgctgTCCTAtatccggtcggtttgccgctagcgtccggtcacttgctgagtgtgttgtcggactgatgaacagtgccatcggtgcatctggtcgattcacttgttcagcgaccggtcactgctgctgacgcctgctgttgccgagccactgatcggagcgtccggtcactttcttccaacatccggtccagcgttcggcCACCTCTGTGaactcgtttcttcacgatcttgcgtacggcttggttcctatcttcatgcttggactttgcttgatatcttgggtcttctcttgtgctcctaaggtcttgcttgaggtgttgatcatcggatcatcacatcgcctttgtccaagtcacgtcttgcatcctattgaattacaaaacaatcacttgcaaattcattagtccaatttagttgtgttagtcatcaaacatcaaaatccaaagtaaataggcctatgATCCATTTTCCAAGGCATCACTATATTGCCGTTGCATTATTATTGGCTACATACGCAATGCATGTCGACGCAGATTCGTTGCCTTCATCGGGAGCTAACTTAAGCAAGGAGGAGGAGCTCCATCGAGCTCGATCGGTGGAGCGCAAGCGCCAAGTGGTGGGAACCGCAAGGAAGGAACAGCAGGCAGACAGAGACAGCCAAGCTAGCTAGCCATGTGCGCGTGCGCGTGCTAGCTGCATGCATGCCCAAGCATATATACCCCTCGACCCCTCGGATCCTATTATTATAATACTAGAATATTTCTACTCTACAAATAATAAGCAATCTAACCCGCTCAAACCCGCGCACTCTGCACCCCACCACCTAACAGTAACAGCAACAATCTTAAGCATGCATGCATATAGCAAATAGCATATACCTGGCTGTTAGGTTTAGACCCACATCGATAAACGTGATTAAAACATGTGCGCATCTAAACATGAGACCATGATTTAGGGGCGCTGGCTCATGGGTATAGCGGGCTAGGCCGATTTCTGCTGCGCACTGTAACACGGGCGACCGGGCCGGCCCGATGGATGATCTGTCGACGTGTTGTACCTACCATATACACGGATCGGATGGGAGGTGAGGTGGTTAGCGTGCCCAATCTATCGCCCATTGGACGCATCAACTCACATGTCGACCACACGCCTAGCTAGCTACCAACAAGCAGCTAATAACCATTCAGGTAAAAGGACCATGCGTACATATAATAGCACTCCCTTCCTTGTCTGCATAGCTACCTGCCCTGTAGTACGCGTCCTCCCACTGCATACCGTACCATACCATCTGTCTTTTCGTTTGgcggcttgtcgtaaatgatcgtaaattttcagtcggaataatatttttctctcacataaaccagccagcagtacttcttcacgaaccagcaacgatacgaaacagtcaaccgaacaggctgcatgtgTCCATCATTCATGCATGCATGAACGAGTTTTCTTTTCACATAGAGTGGATGCTTGCCAATAAATGGTCAATAAATGGTTTACCCTAATTAACAAGCTCTGGCGAATATTTGTTCCAACTAATAACATcgactagtactactactaactaacGGATATGCTTGCCAACCATTATCTCGTTGCCACTGCAGCAGGCACACAGGAAGAGCAACGGTGTCGAGCAGAGATCCGTCGGTACAGCACCGACAGAAGCTGCAGTCGATATGTACAGACGAGTAACCAGGGAGGATCAGAGACGCCACCTGGGCTGTCAGCCTCTCATCACCAGTTCATGTGTAACCTCCTGCCCAACACCAGTACTGCCTGACTGCCCTGCGATCGGGGACACACACATATAATATAAGGATCATTAGCTTTAATTCATCTGCACTCTCCATGTAATTGCTTGTAATCCTCCCAGTATGCATGCATGTGTGGTGCTTTGCTACGTGTGTGTTGTGTTATCCCTTGACTGCAAATTGTTTGGGCTCTTGCATTTGCCTTACCTGCCGGCTGCTAAATTCTCACAGAAGGGAGAGGGAGCTCTGCTGTTACAGGACAGTGACACAACCAGTGGAAAAGGAATATATAAATGCACAGCTACCATGGGCTACATCTACATATACTACGCAGCTACTGAGTAAGTGAGTAGCATATACGGCAGGCTCATGCATGTGTCCATGGCTAGCTAGGCCATGCCATGCGTCTCTCCATACAAGGTCGAGAAAGCAACCTGCTGCTGCATATCCATTTTAAAAGGGAATCCAAGCGCGTGCCGCTCGTCGATGCTGAGAGCCTGAGGGCTCACATCACAACCATTTCAGACTTGCATTGAGAGGGTTGCATATGCTTagtagcttggtgatcatctgtgGCGATCGACGCTCTTgcgcgaggaagaagaaagctataGAGATACCCATACTACAGAGATCGATCCAGATCATAGCTGAGACGACTGAGAGGAAGACGATCGACGCAGCGATCGAGGTAGGCATGATGAAGCTCTTGTTCCAGtgtccctgctgctcctgcttctGCTTCATGAAGACGGCCAGCAGCACGACCCAACagggcagcagcagcaagaaGGGGGGAGCAGGCCACACCAGGGCGCCAGTAAACTGCAAGGGGGAGTAGTGGTAGGCAAGGCCATGAAGATGGTGTAGCTTACCATGCATCTGTGTCCAGTATCTTCCTATTCTTCTTCTTTGGGTCCAGCTAGCAGCTTGATGCTCCACCAGCTCCACATTACCATCATTCATTTAATCATGTTGTGTGCCTTTGGGACAAGTTCTTTCGGATTTAATCCTGTGCTGCGTCATCTGTGTCCAGTATCTGCCTGCAGGTTAGTGAATCATTAGGAGGTTCTTCGTAGAGTGTACCATCTACTCCATTCAATGAAAGCATGCAGCACCACTTGTCCAATTAATCGCTTCCCTTGTTTgtttattcttttatttttttaattatttttgggTTGTCCAATTTCGTCGTGGTACTTTGTTTCTACCAGAATTTCTAATCTGTCCAAATCATGGAAAAGCTTTTTTTAGAGAAGAAGCGTGAGGTACTATACGTAGAAAGAAGCAATATAGATTGTCTTCAGAATTCTGAAGAATAGCATCGTTTTCAGATTTCGGCACTGTCAACTCTGAAGGTAACTGATGAACAGGTAAGCATCTGTCTATCTGCCTCTGCAATATACCTTGGTTGGctgttaaaaaaaattaaaccatGCTGTGGATTCAGCTTGTATTCGGATCGTTTCTTCTATATTGACACACAGGACCCGTTCGACtcgctgaattttggctgaaactgactgaaaacactgttttggctgaatcgttgtgagagaaaaatactattccacctgaaaaagaagtcgaacaagctagatatggggtaagccgaacggagccgcACTTAGTTGGAGAAAAAATGTACCTTGATTTACTTCTAGCACGTGGGGGCAGAATAATAAACTTGCAGAAAATATAAATATGGATAAGTTATGGAGTTTTTGTATGCACATgaacaatcagcctgttcgtttcggctgaaacgatcatggattataagtcagaagtactgctggctggtttgatgtgagagaaaaatactgttgcaccttataatccacgattgtataagccgaaacgaacaggctgaatattgTTGCAACTGCAGGCATCATACTCCCATAAGTTAATGATGTGTTTGGTTTGTGGAGTCACCCCATACTTCATGAGATGATGCATCATATAATTTTTGGTGAAATCAACCTATTCCTCATACGTATACTAATTATTAACTTGTGAAAAATAAAATAATGATAGATCAACTTATTCCATTCCACAAACTAAATAAGAAAATGAAGAGTGAGAGAAGAAAATGGACAACCTCATTCTTCAAACCAAGCACGCCCTAAAAGAAGATACACTTATGCTGACCTGCTGCCTATGTGAGCCTTTGGTCGCAAACTCGCAGATTTGAGAATTTTTCATTTTTTAACCCATGGAACAAATATTTTAACGGTCCTGGCGTCCTGCACCATGCGTTCCATATCCTAGTGCCCAAGTCCGGCCATCGAGACGTTATTGGGCCGCAAAATTCGTTTTATTGGGTTGGGCCGCTGGTGCATACCGGGGTTGTCCGGTGTGGTGTGGGACAGGGGTTCCCTTGTCAGGCGGAGCTCCCACTCCGCCACCGCGCCGcgctcgccgccaccgccgcgtcccGTTCGTTCTCAAGGTTCTCTCCCCGCCACCGCTCCGTGTCCCAACCTCCATCGACGGGGAGGCGTCCTCCAGTCGGGCCGGTTAGATTCATCGCCTTCCTTGTCGCTGGCCCTCGGCCTTTCCCTCTGCTGTGGTGGGAGAAGCGACTCGAGCACGCGCTCGGCCAACCAATTAAGCGCGGGGCGAGGCCGTACGCAGGGGCTAGCTCGAGGGCTCTCCGGCGAGAAGGCTGAGTCTGCAGTCCGGACCGTAGCGGTTTTTTTGGTCGGGAGGTGGGGAAGCGGAGAGCGATGGCTGCGCCGAGGAAGGGGACGGCGACGCCGCTGGGCTCCGTATTCTCGCCGGAGGAGACGAAGAGGGCCGTGGCGAGGGTGTCCGAGTCCATCTCTGGCCGCCGCGCCGAGCTCGGGCGCCTCCAGGGCTTCGTCGCCGACAACGCGGCCCTCGTCTCCCTCGTCAACAGGCTCCCCGACGAACTCTCTCACGAAATCatggtccttcccttttctcTCTCAAGTCTGAACTAGCAGCAATCTGTGTCTTCTTCTAGAGATAAACTTGGTAGCTCACATGCTATTTATTTCCTCATTTTTTTGGTGACAAAAGTTGGAAGTGGTAGTCTGAAAACTAAATTACCTAGTTACTGGTAGTAGTAATTTGTCTGCTCCAATCGTCCACTTCTAGGCATTGGGCGTATATAATGACTAATAAGCTCAATGGCTAGATTTACATTCTCAATTGATTTCGGAGCTTGAGGAAATTCCCTTTGTGGTCTGTAAGGAGTCATTGATTGCAACATATAGGGAAATATAAGTCTCTTAGTCTCACCTTGTGTGCTTTAAATATTGTTCAACAAGAGTTTTTTTGTCTAAAAAAAGAACTACGCATTGCAGGTCCCCTTTGGTGGCGCCGCATTTTTCCCAGGGCGTTTAATACACACAAATGAACTCTTGGTATGGTTTCTGCGTGGAGCAGTTTTGATTTTTCAGTCTGTGTCAGCCCATCAATTTATTATTCATGGTTTGCATTGTGTTTTAGGTGCTTCTAGGTGAGGGGTACTATGCAGAGAGGTCTGCTAAGCAGACAACTGATATATTGCACAGGAGAGGGCAGGAATTGGAAGCCCAAGTGGAAGCAATGAAGGCGACTATTGCTGACCTTGAAGCTGAGGCGAAATTCTTTGAGTCCACTGCCACTGAGGCTTCAGTAAGGCTCCTCTCTTATTGGTTTTGTATATATGACATATGAGTAATGCTAGACTAGCGTTTTACTTGGTGATGCCGTGATGGTAATCATCATATCAATTCCCTCGATGACCCTTGGTAAAGGGAAAAGAAAAAATGGTTAGTGAATAACTACATATTTTTATTGACACTGGGACACATCAATTGCAGTTGTTTTGTCTCAGTATGCAGACAAATTTAGCACCATAACCTTCTTGTAGATTATTGAGAGTGCTCATCAGTTTTTGCTCATGTGCTAAATCGCACCCCTGGAAAATACTATACTGCTTACAGATACTTAATACAAGCGATGATCTGACTATAAGCAGTGTGTTAGGGTATAACAATATATAGCATTGTAAACTTTATACTATCTGAGGTGCTTCTATTATTGATCAGTTCACTGCATTTTGTCTTAGCAGAAGCCAGTAATATTTCCATCTTGGTGTTTCACCTTTAAGTATTTGTGTGCACACTTGCATTTACTTTAATGCTTAACTATGTTAATGTGGGCAGGAGGGTCTTGTTGAAATCAGGGAAGAGTATGATGAGGACACAGAGACGAATGCAACAAAATCAGGTAACCATCTGGAATTTCCTATTAATTACTTAATGTCAgtaaagactttgttgttgttgttaagtTTTTATGTAATGGCTATAAACTAATGTGCTCTTATCTTGTCTTCATGATTTGTTTTCCCTTCTTATGAGTTCTTAATACTCCTATATTTTATTCTTATATTTTTTCCACAGTATGTCTATCATCACTTTCCTTTAAATCCTTCCTGAATGTTAAAATATTATTGTTTAGCAATCCTGGTTTGGTAAAGATTAACtgatcttccagcaagttgatctgtcaCTGTTTCATTCCTCCATCTGTCTTGTACTTTTGTTTTATATATGTTTAGGCATGACTTGATGACTTGTTGTTCTAGTGAAATTATTGTTCTTCTCAGTATGTTTAGGCAACTAACTTGAATCTTCTACGTTGACATGACTTCTTTTTTCTACCTGTTTATTACTTCAGAGCCTTCAATTACTACTGGGGTTATGTCCGATAAAGATAGGGAACATGCTCGAATCATGGCAAGGTTAGATGAACTCGAAAGGGAAGAAAAGGAAGCTGGAAGTACTTCTgaagatgacgacgatgatggtgatgatgatgatgaagacaatggagATGCTGGAACAAGTGAGGATGGTGAGGAAAATAAGGAATCTGGAAATGCTTTAAGTGATGGCAATGAGAACCACAGTTCTGGTTTTGGCACTTCATTTTCTGGAAGCGGTAGCAATGATAGGAGTCATGGGAATATCAAGGTACTTGTTTCTCAAGCTAATCTGACCTAAGATAGTTTTGTCCATTCGCTGGAATTATTTATTTTAATCCTCTTACTAATAGCTGAAGAGTGCACTGAAGAAGCCTGGAGGAGATGAAATGCTAAGAGGCATTTCTCACACACCAGCCCATACATCTCATCCAGAATTTCCTGGCCAAATTTTTGTATGTGCTTTATCCTTctttgtctaccttctgcattgtCTCTGAGTGTGCTTATTATTTGTTTAAATTCCTTCAGTCACAACACTGTATTTCTTCTTATTCGCAGATAACAAATTCTGATGTCCAAGTTCGCACTAAAGGTTAGTTCAGCTCTTGGTTGGAGACAACTTACTTGTAGCAGAGTAGAATTGACACCTTCTTTGTGTATTGTACTATTGTTGCTGGAGATGGAACTGAACCTGATTCTTGGTGCTTCATCTGCTTTTTATAAGTGTGTAGAATTATGTACCATACTGCTGATTTATGTGTGACCCACACATTCTACTTGCAGCTGTTTCTTTTGAAGACGACAAATATGTAGTTAGTTCGTCAAAGTCTCCTCCCTTGCTACAGTCTGATCCTGGGCTCAAGGTACCTATGGCTTTACTTCTTACAGAACTTCTTTGTCCATTCCTTTGCCTGCATTAGCCTCTCAGCAAGGGTTTCTATGGTGAACTTGAGCACTAAGATTATTGTACATGAAAAAATAAGAGTACCGGTTCTCATGAAAGAATTTAAGTACATACTTTAGAGTTAAGAGTTAAGACAGAAATGCCCCATGCTGCAATTATGTTTATATGTCATTTGGATGTACACGGTCCTACTGTCTAAACATCCCCTGTCTCCACTATGTATGTCATAGTTTACTGTTACCCCCCATTGCTTCAATCAtgattatttatatttatatttgtaTTTGCAGAATTCTTCAGACCCCACTCCATCTCATGAGCGGAAGATAATATCAAGTGGGCGAAAGGTTGTCTTCTTGTACTCTGTTCTATGTTCCTTGTACACCCTTTGAACTTGCTCCTGTGCTTAGCTTATGACTTATTCTGTCAGCAGGCCTTTACAGGATCTATCATTGAGCACGACGACAATCTTTCAACCATTCAACCTTCCGTGGGTAATTCGTTGGCAAAAGTAAGATGCCTTTTCCCCCTTCTGAACTTCGCACTGGTGCAGTGTAAATCCACATCGATCTCTTCTCTTACTACTTTTCCTGAATGTTTTGACAGCCTGGTACTTCTGCTTCTTCAAGGCCCATgtcaagattcaagatgcagaaagGAGGGCGGTGAGGCTCGACACACGACACTGGGGCGGATCTTTGGTGGCTGATAGATGCATCTGGGACAATCATGATAAGTGGTAGTGTGGATACTGCGACCCCTTCAAATCAATAGTTTGTGCGAGCTAAGCACCTGAAAACTAGACATCTTGTTGTGGAGCGATTGTCCTCTGTGGATTGTGGGGCGCACCTTCAGTGGAACTGTTTGGGGATACATGGAATGTTCAGTTAAATTCAGTTTAGTGGTTGGTGGTGCATCTCATTCAGAAACCTATATTTATGCAGGTTGCAAATCTTTCAGCCGAAAAGGTGTCGAAAGATTATATTCTCCGAATTTAATTGAATTTAAATGAAAACAATGCTGCTGAAGGTGGATGACAATTTACGGAGACTAAAGGTGATAAGGGAATTCATGGAAAATGAAGCAAAGAAGAAAACGATGAGGGTTTGGTTGGTCGGTTAGCATGGGACGTCCAAGCATCGCATCAGTTAGCCATGTATCACAGTCAGTTAATCTCAGATCAGCAGGGAAATTGCATTggtaaaaataaaagaaagaaaaaagaaaaccaaGAACCCGTCGGCCAATAAGTTAAAGTTAATTACAGATGGAGTGGTGCTAGCTTGCTGTTCCTACTTGTGCTGTAACAGAGTGTCATGACATGGTCAGTAGCAGCTGATGAGCGCCGCGAAGTCAGGTCGGCTTCTTCGTCCCTCAGCGCCGTGGAGCACCAGATCGTCTCCCTCACGTATTTCACCAGCAGCAAGGGAGGAAGAACCTGCCCTCTGCATGTCAGCTCCACCTGCCATTATTATATTATTTCAATTCGGTGGGTAATCGTCACAATCAGCTATAAGGTCTGAGTAAAATGTTAAAATAATCTGATATATATACCAGTATAAAGCAGAACTATATGTGATACTGAAAACCTAGAATGCTCCATGCATTGTTAAATTATAAAATACATAAATATGTGTTAAACtcaattttttttaataatggcCAGGTTAACATTAATTCTTGGCATGTGTTTCTTGTGGTGGGATGATGTTGGATGTGACATATACACACATACATACTGTATGTCGCTAGCGCTCTAGCTACGTGTACGGCGGCTCTACGACAGGCATAACATAAGCGTGATGGCATAGAGACGTGTGCATGCGGACGGGTAGGCTTACAGTGTAGCTAGCAGCAAGACGACATGGAATTTTGACGATGATTTGATGGGTATATTGCGTGTCGCCGTCAGTTTGCCTTTGTATTGTGGTGCAGCCATCCATCCATGTACAGTACGATAATGTCCTCATCAGCATGCAACCTCTGCACCATGGAGAGCTGCTACTGCTGGTGCTGCTGGCTAGATCTGCCACACATGCAGGCATGCAAGCACGCGCGCTCGCTCTCCGGCCGGCCTTACCGTAGAAACCACTGCAAAGCCATGGCATATGGGGCAGGCATGCCGGCGGCGGTGCGGCCAAAAGTTGCTTTCCTGCTGGTATTCTATTCCCTTCTCGAGGCCCTGTTcgttgaacttatcagccgattTATCGGCTAAAatttacagtatttttctctcacaataaaacagcttcagcctCGTCGTTGCCGTAAAACTTTATTTGTTTGGTTTTATATAAACGTGCGTTGCAACAGAACGTTACGTCATCTGTTTCGATACATCTTGAAATCATACTCTATATTATATTTAGATGTACACTATTTAAACGTCTATAAAACACAAATCTAAGTTCATGATATAGACTGGACAACAAATCAATTAAAACTTTTATCTTCAATCCATTCATGACGTACTACTACTCTTAATAAAATTAAATAGGATTTCTATGCTTGAGTGAGTGAGTGGAGGGGCATGGATTGGAAGAGAGAGCGAAGCACAAATATTTAGGAGAGATTTTTCCACTTTAATGTTAGATATATAGATGCACACTATATATAATAATTGTGCTAATAAAAGATCCAAAAATGGAGACGTATGCAGACAAAAGCATATTAGACCATATCTGGATTCAGCTTGCTAATAGTTAGCAACTAAAAATTAACTAGAgtgtattcaaatatatacaataCTAATAGTTAGCAACTTGCTCAGATAAGATTAATTTAGCTAGGGTAAAACTGAAATGACTATTATTTAAATCCAAGGGTGTGTTGTATATTGATTCAACCATAAATAAGCTCAGGATGGATGCATCCTTCGTATATACGGccctctaaagtatcaaagtacAACAAAGCTTGCAAACTTAGGTGATTGGATTTCGTATGGTGCCACCTATGTATTCATGTTTAAAATCTTGACTCGATGCGAGTGTTCGTATTCCTTTTgaatttattttaggatttaactATGCTTGCGCTATGTCTATATTGTGATCAAAAGAAGTACAACAAAGCTTACTCGATCTGTTCTTAACCGGTCGGTTACTTCGGAAAGCCAAAGTGCGGTGGAAGATAGAAGGAAAAAAACGCATATACTACATAGAATACACTCTATGTAGCCACGTAGGGTGTGGGAGGTGGGGAGGTCGGGGTGACTGACATGCACGGGACCACACTACTGCCTCGGTACGTGATCAACAGTGACAGTCTAGTCAGTGGATCGATCCTGTGTGGGCTATAGCTAGGCGTGGCGTGGACCAGCTCAGCTGGATCCATTGGATATCGTCGCCGGCTAGCTGGGTCGTGGATCGTACACACGTGCGGCGCGTGCGATCGAAAGGGTTAGCGCACACGTACACGCGTGCGTACGTACTCCCTACTCCGTATATGCAGTGCCTGGCCGTCGTCTATCTAGCTGCTATATAGGTACAGTAGGCGCCCCTAGCCACTGATCGGACCGTTctcttcgctgaaaaaataagccaaaccactgttccgactgatttgtagTGAGAGAAAAATTACTGTTCTAGCTAAAAAAATTAGCTGAAAAAGACGACTTACAAGAGAAACGAACATGCCTCGATCGGCCTCTAGCTCCTGTCGTCTCCTGTTCTGTTGTTGCAGGGGAGAGATGTAACGTAACGTGGTTAGATATACCATGCACATACAGCAAGCGGCGCCCTACCGTATTATATACTCCCTCCCTCAgttattttttcttaaaaaaaataatgctaaGCCAAATGATTTAAAACTTAACTAAATTTTATATACAAAAATACCAATATTATCATACTAAATAAATATGCCATCAGATTAGTCATGAAATTTATTTTTAAAACACAGGTATTTGAAGTCGTATATGCTAATTTTTTCTTCTATAAATAAAATTATTAGTTAAACTTAAAATAGTACGACtttaatttgatcaaacttaCCATTGCATCTTCTTGGTTGGGACGGATTGAATTAAGGTAGTACGTATATACTAACTACGGACACTGGATCCGGGCCATAGGTAGTCCCATTTTGATACATGATACCAAACTACTCCGTATATGGTAATGCTATATGTTTGACGTCCGACGCACTTCTTCACCTTCGGACGTGGCTCgcgctcctccactcgctcccctCGCCTTATCCTCATCCACCTGCATCACGTCGCTCAGCCCGCTCCATACAGAGACGCTCGCCGCGGCTCCCTCCCGAGCCACTTGCGGCGCCGCCCCGCCCGAGCCATGTGTACCCCGCCCATcacccctccctccctccgcaacccccatgccaccggagagaagggcgacggcggcggctttCGGCAAGCtgcccctctctccctcccccctcccttcttcccttcGTGACCCCATGCCACCGGAGAGagcgcgacggcggcggcttccGACGAGCCTCCCCTttctccctccccctccctccttccctcctTCCCTCCTCGCCCTCCATGTCCCAGGAGAGGAGGACGATGGCGGTGGCTTCCGGCGagccgcccctccctccctccctccatccgTGACCTCCAAGCCACCGGAGAAGAGGGCAACGTCGGCGGCTTCCGGCGAGGTAGGTGGGTCCTTCTCTGGATCtaagccctcctcctccacctcctcctctggatctgagccctcctcctcctcctcctcctcctcctcctcctcctcctcctcctctggatctaaggatgcggcggtggctagggttccggcgagctcttGGGGTCAGATCTCGCCGTGttgtaatattttttttatgttgcaacatATTATTTCAAATGTTGTAATGGGATTTTTTGGGGTCGTTGCAACAGatgtttttgcgatgttgcagtagtactgctt includes:
- the LOC136457068 gene encoding uncharacterized protein yields the protein MAAPRKGTATPLGSVFSPEETKRAVARVSESISGRRAELGRLQGFVADNAALVSLVNRLPDELSHEIMVPFGGAAFFPGRLIHTNELLVLLGEGYYAERSAKQTTDILHRRGQELEAQVEAMKATIADLEAEAKFFESTATEASEGLVEIREEYDEDTETNATKSEPSITTGVMSDKDREHARIMARLDELEREEKEAGSTSEDDDDDGDDDDEDNGDAGTSEDGEENKESGNALSDGNENHSSGFGTSFSGSGSNDRSHGNIKLKSALKKPGGDEMLRGISHTPAHTSHPEFPGQIFITNSDVQVRTKAVSFEDDKYVVSSSKSPPLLQSDPGLKNSSDPTPSHERKIISSGRKAFTGSIIEHDDNLSTIQPSVGNSLAKPGTSASSRPMSRFKMQKGGR